Proteins encoded together in one Oceanobacillus iheyensis HTE831 window:
- a CDS encoding zinc metallopeptidase, whose translation MGLGAYLIYIALLMIVPMVAQAKVKSTYKKYSKKPISSGMTGADVARKILDDNGLYDVQIGKVKGTLSDHYDPRKKIVNLSEGIYNGRSMAASAVAAHEVGHAIQDQQEYAFLKFRSALVPVANFGSNISMFLIIAGIIFSATNLLLFGIIFFSAAVLFQLVTLPVEFDASNRAMTQMISAGVIRNDEERETKKVLNAAAMTYVAAALVAVAELVRFILIYAANRE comes from the coding sequence ATGGGGTTAGGAGCTTATTTAATTTACATTGCTTTATTAATGATTGTACCGATGGTTGCTCAAGCGAAGGTTAAAAGCACTTATAAAAAATATTCGAAGAAACCAATATCCTCCGGTATGACCGGAGCAGATGTTGCTCGTAAAATCTTAGATGATAATGGATTATATGATGTACAAATTGGCAAAGTGAAAGGTACATTAAGTGACCATTATGATCCCCGTAAGAAAATCGTGAATTTATCTGAAGGAATTTACAACGGACGTTCAATGGCAGCATCTGCTGTAGCAGCACATGAGGTTGGACACGCTATTCAAGATCAACAGGAATATGCATTTTTAAAATTCAGAAGTGCATTAGTCCCAGTTGCAAACTTTGGATCAAATATTTCGATGTTTTTAATTATCGCAGGTATCATTTTTAGTGCAACTAATTTATTACTATTTGGTATTATCTTCTTTTCAGCAGCAGTATTATTCCAACTAGTAACCTTACCTGTAGAATTTGACGCTTCTAACCGGGCGATGACCCAGATGATATCGGCTGGCGTTATTCGCAACGATGAAGAACGTGAAACGAAGAAGGTATTGAATGCTGCAGCAATGACTTATGTCGCAGCAGCATTAGTGGCGGTAGCTGAATTAGTAAGATTTATCCTTATCTATGCAGCAAATCGTGAGTAG
- a CDS encoding DUF1405 domain-containing protein yields the protein MIRYILQDKRFILILFIINLVGTIYGYYWYGWQLEITPPIFIPFVPDSPTASLFFTVFLLFFLFRKNIPFIEALAIVSLFKYGIWAVVMNLLTLYVDEYLHPSGYMLMASHLGMAIQGLLYAPFYKIKLKHIVLASIVVLHNDIIDYVFGHMPMYGSLSSYTNEIGYFTFWLSILSIGISYWLTIHQRERN from the coding sequence ATGATTCGATACATATTACAAGACAAAAGATTTATACTTATATTGTTTATTATTAATTTAGTTGGAACGATTTATGGATATTATTGGTATGGATGGCAACTAGAGATAACACCACCAATTTTTATTCCATTTGTACCTGATAGTCCAACGGCAAGTTTGTTCTTTACAGTGTTTTTACTTTTCTTCTTATTTAGGAAAAACATTCCTTTTATAGAAGCGTTAGCGATTGTATCATTATTTAAATATGGTATATGGGCTGTAGTCATGAATCTCCTTACCCTTTATGTGGATGAATATTTACACCCTTCAGGTTATATGCTGATGGCGTCTCACTTAGGGATGGCAATTCAAGGACTACTATATGCACCGTTTTATAAAATAAAACTGAAACACATCGTCTTAGCAAGTATTGTAGTATTGCATAATGATATTATCGACTATGTATTTGGCCACATGCCAATGTACGGGAGTCTATCCTCATATACAAATGAAATTGGATATTTTACGTTTTGGTTAAGTATTCTTTCCATTGGAATTTCCTATTGGTTAACGATTCATCAAAGAGAGAGGAACTGA
- a CDS encoding sporulation protein YpjB has translation MGDRKLRLIRLITTVFIGIFFFDVHSTAASSLSTNTIIYNGTILSSFTLGVLIVGGCIIGTLSYVSWRKYKAEVKGTKKARTNDKSVD, from the coding sequence ATGGGGGACAGAAAATTACGACTTATCCGATTGATTACTACAGTGTTCATAGGGATTTTCTTTTTTGACGTGCACTCTACTGCAGCAAGTAGTTTATCCACTAATACAATAATTTATAATGGGACTATACTATCTTCCTTTACTCTAGGAGTATTAATTGTAGGGGGATGTATTATTGGTACATTATCTTATGTAAGTTGGAGAAAATATAAAGCAGAAGTAAAAGGAACAAAGAAAGCTCGTACAAACGACAAATCAGTTGACTAA